The sequence TGTTCGGCGTCGGCCTGGGCGACAAGTCTTTCGGCGGGCTGCCGATCGACAACAGCTGGCTGGCCGTTTACAACGAGCAGGGTCTGATCGGCGTCACCCTGGTCGCAGTGATCATCATCGTGCTGGGCGGCGTCGCGTTGCTGCGGCCACCGTCGCTGCAGAGGGCCTGCGCGATCTTCCTGATCAGCTACTGCGCGATCGCCTCGTACACCGAGGCCGGGCTGGGCGACGCCTCGCCGTACTTGCTGCATCTGGCCGTGGCCGCCTCGCTGCTGGCGGCACCTGCCGCGGCCACTCCCCTCTCGACGCCCGAAGTCCCTCGACAACGCGTCCCGCGATGGGCCCGGAGATCGGAGGTGACCTGAGCATGCACGTCCTCGTGGTGCACAACCGCTACGCCTCGGCGCAGCCGAGCGGGGAGAACAAGGTCGTCGACCAGGAGGTGGAGCTGCTGCGCGCTGCCGGCCACCGGGTCGAGGTGTTCGAGCGGCGCAGCGACGACATCGCCGCCCGTTCCCTGCTGGGCAAGGCCGCGCTACCGCTCCTCGTGCCGTGGAACCCGGCGGTCCGCGCGGAGCTCACCGCCCGGCTTCGCACCGAGCGGCCGGACGTGGTGCACGTCCACAACGTCTTCCCGCTCCTGTCGCCCGCGGTGCTGGCCGCCTGTGCCGACGCCGGCGTGCCCGCCGTCGCGACGCTGCACAACTACACCCAGGTCTGCCCGCCCGGCACGCTGCAGCGGGACGGCCGGCCGTGCACCGAGTGCGTCGGGGCGGCGCCGCTGCCCGCCGTGCGGCACGGCTGCTACCGGAACTCCCGGCTGGCGACGGTGCCGCTCGCGGTCAGCCTGTCGGTCAACCGGCGGCGGTGGTGGTCCGGCGTGGAGCGGTTCTTCTGCATCTCCGCGGCGCAGCGCGACGTCCTGGTGCGGGCCGGCATGCCACCCGAGCGGCTTGTGGTGAAGCACAACTTCGTGCCCGACCCGGGCGCCTGCCGAGCGGGCGCCGGCGAGCATCTGCTCTATCTCGGCCGGCTCGCGGAGGCCAAGGGCGTGCGGCTGCTCATGGCCGCGTGGGACGAGGTCGCGGCGAGCGGCGGTGTGGGCGTGCCGCTCGTGGTCGCCGGCGCGGGGCCGCTGGAACGAGAGGTGACCGCCTGGGCGGCGGGCCGGGACGACGTGCGGTACGTCGGCCTGTACGACCCGGCCCAGTGCCGGCAGGCCGTCGCGCGGTCGGTCGCCGTGGTGGCTCCCTCGACGTGGCTGGAGGCGTTCGGCCTGGTGGTCGTGGAGGCGATGGCGGCGGGGGTCCCGGCCGTCGCCGCCGGTCACGGCGCCTTCGTCGAACTGGTCGAGGACGGGGTGACCGGCCTGCTGCACCGGCCGGGCGAGCCCGCCTCGCTCGCGTCCTGCATACGCCGGATCACGGCCGAGCCGGCCCTGGGCCGGGAGATGGGCCAGGCGGCCCGGCGCCGTTACGAGCAGGCCTTCAGCCCGGCCGTCGGGCTGGAGCGCCTGGTGGAGGGGTACCGCACCGCGATCGCGGGTCGGTCAGTACTGGCTCGCGGCGGGGACACCCGCGCGAGCAGGGGGGATGGGGACAGTAGATGACACGATGCCGACTCTGCGGCTCGGAAGCGATGGCGAGCGTCGTCGATCTGGGGGCGACGCCACCATGTGAGAGCTTTCTGGCCGCGGACCAACTGGATCAACCGGAGCCCGCGTACCCGCTGCACCTGCGGGTCTGCACCGACTGCTGGCTGGCGCAGATACCTCCGCTGATCACGCCGGAGGAGACGTTCAGCGAGTACGCGTACTTCTCCTCCTACTCGACCTCCTGGGTGGAGCACGCGCGCACGTTCGTCGCGGACGCCGTGGAGCGGGTGGGTCTCGGCCCGGACGCCTTCGTGGTCGAGGTCGCGAGCAACGACGGGTACCTGCTGAAGCACGTGGTGGACCGCGGGATCCGCTGCCTCGGCATCGAGCCCTCGGTGAACGTCGGCGCCGCGGCGCGGGACGCGGGTGTACCCACGCTCACGGAGTTCCTGGACCCGGCCACCGGCGCCGCCGTCCGCGCCGAGCACGGCCCGGCGGACCTGGTCGTGGCCAACAACGTGTACGCGCACATCCCCGACGTGGTCGGGTTCACCCAGGGGCTGCGCGCCCTGGTCGCCGACGACGGCTGGGTCTCCATCGAGGTGCAGCACCTGCTGACCCTGATCGAGGAGAACCAGTACGACACGATCTACCACGAGCACTTCCAGTACTACACGGTCGCCTCCGCGACCCGGGCGCTGGCGAGCGGCGGACTCGCGCTCGTGGACGTCGAGCTGCTGCCCACGCACGGCGGCTCCATCCGGCTGTGGGCCCGGCCGGCCGAGGTGGCCGGCGGGCCGACGCAGCAGGTGGCCGACGTGCTGGACCGGGAGAAGGCCGCCGGGCTGCAGGAGCTGTCCGGGTACACCGAGTTCTCCGCCCGGGTGGCCAAGGTGCGCCGGGACCTCCTGCGGTTCCTCATCGACGCGGCCGAGCGCGGCGAGACGGTCGTCGGCTACGGCGCCCCGGGCAAGGGCAACACCCTGCTCAACCACTGCGGCATCCGGCCCGACCTGCTCCCGTACACGGTCGACCGCAACCCCTACAAGCACGGCAGGTTCACCCCGGGCACCCGCATCCCGATCCTGTCGCCCGAGCAGATAGCCGCCGACAGACCGGACTACGTCCTCGTCCTCCCGTGGAACCTGCGGGCCGAGCTGGTCGAGCAGTTGTCCTTCGTGCACGACTGGGGCGGCCGACTGGTCTTTCCCATCCCGGAACTGAGCATTGCCGAGGTCACGTCATGAAGGTCGTTCTGTTCTGCGGCGGTTACGGGATGCGGATGCGCAACGGAGCCGCCGACGACGTGCCCAAGCCGATGGCGATGGTCGGCCCGCGGCCGCTGATCTGGCACGTCATGCGCTACTACGCGCACTTCGGGCACACGGAGTTCATCCTGTGCCTCGGGTACGGGGCGCACCACATCAAGGACTTCTTCCTCAACTACGAGGAGACGACGTCCAACGACTTCGTGCTGCGGGGCGGCCGGACCGAGCTGCTGTCCACCGACATCTCGGACTGGACGATCACGTTCGCGCAGACCGGCATCGAGTCACCGATCGGGGAGCGGTTGCGCCGGGTGCGGCACCACCTGGACGGCGACGAGATGTTCCTCGCCAACTACGCCGACGTGCTCACCGACGCCCCGCTGCCGGAGATGATCGACCGGTTCGCCCGGCGCGACGCCGGTGCGTCGATGATGGTGGTGCCGCCGCAGTCGTCGTTCCACTGCGTGGAGTTGGGCGAGGACGGCCTGGTGGGCGGCATCACCGCGGTGAGCGAGCTGCCGCTGTGGGAGAACGGCGGCTACTTCGTGCTCCGCCAGGAGGTCTTCGACCACATCCCGGAGAACGGGGACCTGGTCGCCGACGGATGCGCCCAACTGGCCAAGCGCGGCCGGTTGGTGGCGCACCAGCACCGCGGCTTCTGGAAGCCGACCGACACCGTGAAGGAGCGGGCCGCGCTCGACGCCGCCTACGCCCGGGGCGACCGCCCGTGGGCCGTGTGGGAACGGGACGGTGCGGGAGCGGGCGCCGGAGCGAGAGCGTGATCCGGCTCGGGGCCGGGCGCCTGGACCGGCTCGTCGCGGTGGGCGCGCACTGCGACGACATCGCCATCGGCGCCGGCGGGACGCTGCTGACGCTGTGCCTCGCGCGGCCGGGTATCCGCGTCGACGCGCTGGTGCTCTCCGGCGGCGGCACCGAGCGGGAGCAGGAGGAACAAGCCGCGCTCGCCGCCTTCTGCCCGGGCGCCGACCTGCGGCTGACGGTGCACAAGCTGCCGGACGGCCGGCTGCCCGCGCACTGGGAAGAGGCCAAGGCCGCGGTCGAGGAACTGCGCGCGGGGGCAGAGCCGGATCTCGTACTGGCCCCGCGCACCGATGACGCGCACCAGGATCACCGCGGCCTGGCGAAACTGATACCCACCGCGTTCCGCGACCACCTCGTGCTCGGCTACGAGATCGTCAAGTGGGACGGCGACCTCGGCCGTCCGGCGGCGTACCAGCCGCTCCCGCCGGAGATCGCGGAACAGAAGGTGCGGCTGCTGCAGGAGCACTACCCCTCGCAGCGGCACCGGCCCTGGTACGACCGGGAGGCCTTCCTCGGGCTGGCCCGGATCCGTGGCATCGAATGCCACGAGCGTTACGCCGAGGCGTTCGCCGTCACCAAACTCACTCTCGACCTGGGGGAATGAACCTTGCGCATACTGCTGACCGGACACCAGGGCTACCTGGGCACGGTGATGGCCCCGGTCCTCGCGGCTGCCGGGCACGAGGTCGTCGGTCTTGACGCCGGCCTGTTCGCCGACTGCGTTCTGGGCCCGTCGCCCGCGGACCCGTCCGGGCATCGGGTGGACCTGCGCGACGTCACGGCCGAACACGTGGCCGGGGTGGACGCCGTGATCCACCTGGCCGCGCTGTCCAACGACCCGCTGGGATCGCTGGCGCCGGAGCTCACCTACGACATCAACCACCACGCGTCCGTGCGGCTTGCCCGGCTGGCCCGCGACGCCGGAGTGCGGCGCTTCCTGTACGCGTCGACCTGCTCGGTCTACGGCGCCGCCGGCGGCGACGACTCGGCGAACCTGGTGACCGAGGACGCCCCGCTGCGTCCGGTGACGCCGTACGCGGAGTCCAAGGTGCGGGTGGAGGACGACCTGCACACGCTGTCCGACGCCGACTTCAGCCCGGTGTTCATGCGTAACGCCACCGCCTTCGGCCACTCACCCCGGCTGCGCGCCGACATCGTGCTGAACAACCTGGTGGGCCACGCACTCCTGTCCGGCGAGGTCCTTGTGCTCTCCGACGGCACCCCCTGGCGCCCGCTGGTGCACGCCGCCGACATCGCACGGGCCTTCGCGGCCGCGCTGGTCGCGCCGCGGGAAGCGGTGCACGACCGGGCGTTCAACATCGGCAGCGAGGTCAACAACGTCACGGTCGCCGAGATCGCCGAGCAGGTCGCCGAGGCGGTGTCCGGAGCGAAGGTGGTGATCACCGGCGAGACCGGTGCCGATCCGCGGTCGTACCGGGTGGACTTCTCCCGGTTCCGCACGGCGATACCCGGCTTCGACTGCGAGTGGACGGTGAAGCAGGGCGCGCTCGAACTCGCCGACGCCTACCGGAAACACGGGCTGACCCGGGAGGACTTCGAGCAGCGCTTCACCCGCCTTGCCGTGCTGCGCGCGGCGTCCGAGGCCGGCGCCGTCGACGACACCCTGCGGTGGCGCCGGTGACCGAGGCCGGCGAAGAGATGTACGCGCTGGTGGAGCGGCTGTACCCGCTGTGCCGGAGCATCACCGGCGACGGTGTGCGCGCGACCCTGGAGATCGTCGGCGAGTACGTCCCGCTGCAGGTGCACGAGGTGCCGACCGGGACGCGGGTGCTCGACTGGACGGTGCCGCAGGAGTGGAACATCCGGGACGCGTACATCGCCGACAGCGCCGGCAACCGGGTCGTCGACTTCGCCGCGTCCAGCCTGCACGTGCTCGGCTACAGCGTGCCGGTGTCGGCGACCATGCCACTGGCCGAGCTGCGTGGACACCTGCACACCCTGCCGGACCACCCGGCCTGGGTGCCGTACCGCACCAGCTACTACAAGCCGGAATGGGGGTTCTGCCTGGCCCAGGAGACCTTGGACGCGCTGCCGGACGGCGAGTACGAGGTGTGCGTCGACTCCGCACTCACCGATGGCCACCTCACCTACGCCGAGCACGTGGTCCCCGGGCAGGTCTCCGACGAGGTGATCGTCTCCTGCCACGTCTGCCACCCGTCGCTGGCCAACGACAACCTGGCCGGCGTCGCGGTGGCGACGTTCCTGGCGCGGGCGCTGGCGGAGCAGTCGCCGTACTACACCTACCGGTTCCTGTTCGCGCCCGGCACCATCGGGGCGATCACCTGGCTGGCCCGCAACGCGGAGCGGGTGGAGCGGGTCAAGCACGGGCTGGTGCTGGCCTGCGCCGGCGACTCGGGCCGGCTGACCTACAAGCGGAGCAGGCGCGGCGACGCGGAGATCGACCGGGTGATGCGGCACGTGCTTCTCGCATCCGACCGCCCGCACCAGGTCGTCGAGTTCACTCCGTACGGCTACGACGAGCGGCAGTTCTGCTCGCCCGGGTTCGATCTCGGCGTGGGCTCGCTCAGCCGGACCCCGTACGCCGGCTACCCCGAATACCACACCTCGGCGGACAACCTGGACTTCGTCTCTCCACAGGCGATGGCGGACACGCTCGCCGTCTGTCGCGAGGCGTTCGCCGTCCTCGACCGCAACCGGCGGTACGTCAACCTCAGCCCCTACGGCGAGCCACAGCTGGGCCGGCGCGGGCTGTACGACTCGCTCGGCGGCCGCAGCGACGCGAAGCAGGCCCAGATGGCCATGCTCTGGGTGCTCAGCCTCTCCGACGGCGAGCACAGTCTGCTCGACGTCGCCGAGCGGTCCGGGCTGCCGTTCGACACCGTCGCCGCCGCGGCCGGCGCCCTGCACGGCGCGGGGCTGATCAAGGCATGACGCCGATGACCACCGAGGGAGAGAATCCGCAGACAACGGCGCCACCGGCCGGATCCGCCCGCCGGGCCCTCGTCGGCCGGCTGTCATGGGGACTGGCCGACCAGGCGGCCTCCAGCATCAGCAACTTCGCGGTGGGGATCTACGTGGCACGCTCGCTGGGGGTGACCGCGTTCGGCGTGTTCAGCCTCGCCTGGGTGACTTACGGCGTGGTGCTCAACGTCTCCCGCGGGCTGGCCACCGATCCGCTCGTGGTGCGCTTCAGCGGCGTGCCGGACGCGTCCTGGCGCGGGGCGGTGGCCCGGTCGTCGGGCACCGCGCTCGTCGTCGGTACCGCCAGCGGTGCGGCGTGTCTGGTGGCCGGCCTCTCTCTCGGCGGCCGCGTGGGGCCCGCGTTCGCCTGCCTCGGCGTCCTGCTGCCGGGGCTGCTGCTGCAGGACGCCTGGCGGTACTCGTTCTTCGCCGCGGGCACCGGGCAGAAGGCGTTCGTCAACGACCTCGTGTGGGGCGTCGCGCTCGTCCCGGCCATGGTCGTGGCGGCCCGCGTGGGCAGCGTGGCCGCTTTCGTGCTCGCCTGGGGCGCGTCCGCCGCGGTGGCCGCTGCGTACGGCTGCCTCCAGTCCGGCATCCGGCCCCGGACGACCCGGGCACGCGGGTGGCTTCGCGAACAGCGCGACCTCGGCTACCGGTACCTGGTCGAGAACGTCAGCCTCAGCGGCGCGAGCCAGCTGCGGGCGTACGGGCTCGGCGCGATCGTCGGGGTCGGCGCGGTGGGTGCGGTCCGGGGCGCCGAGCTCCTGCTCGGCCCGTTCCTCGCCGTGCTCATGGGTCTTTCGCTGGTCACCGTCGCGGAGGCGGCACGGGTGCTGCGGCAGGCCCCGCAGCGGCTCGGGAAGTTCTGCCTCCTCCTCGGCGGCGGGCAGGCCGCCGCCGCGCTGCTCTGGGGCGGGGCGCTGCTGCTGATGCCGGACCGGCTCGGCGAGCTCGTGCTCGGCGACGTCTGGCACTCCGCCTCACAGCTCATCGTGCCGGTCACCCTCGGCGTCGCGGGCGCCGGCCTCGGCACCGGCGCGGCGGCCGGGCTGCGCGCGCTCGCCGCGGCCAGGCGCAGCCTGCGCTGCCAGCTGTTCGCCTCCGCCTGCTATGTCAGCGGCGGGCTCGGCGGGGCGACCGTGGCCGGCACGGTCGGCTCGGCCTGGGGCGTCGCCGTCGCGACCGGCTGCAGCTCGGCTGTGTGGTGGCTGCAGCTGCGGTCCGCCCTGGGCGAGCGCCACCACCACCCCATCCCCGAAGTGAGGACCGCATGACCGCCCAACCCAGGCTGAGCATCGGCCTGCCCGTGTACAACGGCGAGGAGTACCTCGCCGAGTCGCTCGACGCCCTGCTCGGCCAGACCTACGAGGACTTCGAGCTGGTCGTCTCCGACAACGCCTCGACCGACGGGACCCAGGACATCTGCCGCGAGTACGCCGCGCGGGACGCGCGCATCCGGTACCTCCGGCTGCCCCGGAACATCGGCGCCACGCCGAACCACAACCGTGTGTTCGCCGAGTGCCGCGGCGAGCTGTTCAAGTGGGCCTCGCACGACGACCTCTACGCCCGCGACCTGCTACGGCGCTGCGTCCAGGCGCTGGACGAGCGGCCGGACGTGATCCTCGCACACGCCGACCAGGCGGTCATCGACGGCGACGGCCAGGTGAAGGTCCCGTACGAGTACACGCTCGCCACCGACTCACCGCACCCGCCGGAGCGCTTCCGCAGCATGCTGTTCGAGCCAGGCGGTGACGACTTCTACGGGGTGGTCCGGGCCGACGCGCTGCGCCGGGTGAAGCCGATGGACAGCTACCACCACGCGGACCGCACGTTCGTCGCCGAGATCGCCCTGCACGGGCGCTTCCACCAGGTGCCGGAACTCCTGTACTTCCGCCGCGATCACCCCGCCCGCGCCGAGCGGGCGAACCCGAGCAAGCGCTCCCGGTGCGTCAACCTGGACCCGCGCCGGGCGGGCCCGCTGCACCCGACGCCCCGGCTGCTCGCCGAGTACGTCTGGGGCTTCGCCTCGGCGATCCGGCGGGCCCCGTTGTCCGCGGCCGACCGGCGCGCGTGCTACCGCCACCTGGCCGCATGGATGACCAGCCGGGTCCGGCCGGGCGCCGGTGAGCGGGTCGAGGACCGCGCCCCGGTCGACCCGGCCAAGCAGACCGTCTCCGTCGACGCCCTCGTCGCCGGGCGTGAGGGGAGGCGGCCATGACGTCAGCGGACGAAACTCCGGTGCGCGTCGGGGTGTTCGGCCTGCTCGGCTCCGGCAACCTCGGCAACGACGGGTCGCTCGAGGCCGTCCTCGGGTACCTCCGCGCCGAGCACCCGGAGGCGGCCGTGGACGCGCTGTGCGGCGGACCCGAAGCCGTGACGACCCGGTTCGGGATCCCCGCCACGCGGCTGCACTGGAACCGCGCGGAGTACCGGACCGCGTCACGTGCGGGCGCGATCGCGGCGAAGGGTCTGGGCAAACTCGTCGACGTCTTCCGCACCGCCGCCTGGGTGCGCCGGCACGACGTGGTGATCGTGCCGGGCATGGGCGTCCTGGAGGCCACGCTGCCGCTGCGGCCGTGGGGCTTCCCGTACTCGCTGTTCCTGCTCTGCGCGAGTGGCCGGCTGCTTCGCACGCGGGTCGCGCTGGTCAGCGTCGGTGCCGCCGAGATCGGCAACCGGCCGACCCGGGCCCTGGTGCGCTGGTCGGCGCGGCTGGCCGCGTACCGCTCGTACCGGGACGCCCAGTCCCGCGACGCGATGCGGGCGATGGGCGTGGACACCGCGCGCGACGAGGTCTACCCCGACCTCGCGTTCGCCCTGCCGACGCCGCCGGCGAGCGCGCCCTCGGGCTCGCCGGGCCCGGTCTGCGTCGGCGTCATGGACTTCCACGGCGGCAACGACGACCGCGCCCGGGCCGAGGAGATATACCGGCGCTACCTCGACGGGACGACCCGGTTCGTCCGCGCGCTGGTCGAGGAGGGCAGGCCGGTCCGGCTGCTCACCGGCGACACGTGCGATGCGTCGGTGGTCGCCGCCATCCTCGACGCGGTCGACTCGCCGCTGGTCACCGCTGCCGAACCGTCCGCGCTGGCCGACCTGATGAAGGAGATGGCGGCTGCCGACACCGTGGTGGCGATCCGCTACCACAACCTGATCTGCGCGCTGAAGACCGGCACACCGGTGCTCGCCCTCAGCTATGCGGCGAAGAGCGACGCGCTCATGGCGCAGATGGGGCTCGGCGCGTACTGCCACCCGGCGCGCGAGGTCGACGCCGACCGGCTGCTCGAGCAGTTCCGGGCGCTGGAGAAGCGATCGGCCGAGCTGCGGCAGACCCTCACCGAGCGGAACCTGGCCGCCGCCCGGCGTCTGGAGCACCAGTTCAACGCCTTGACCGCGACCCTGTTCCCGGGGACCGATCACGCCCAGGCCCGCGCCCGGCAGGAGGCTCCATGAAAGCGACCGAAGTCCCGGAGATCGCCGGTGCGTACCTGTTCGAGCCGACGCCGTACGCCGACGAGCGCGGCTTCTTCTGCCGCACCTTCGACGCCGACGTGGTCCGCTCGGTGGGCCTCGACCCGGACGCCTTCGTCCAGGACAGCGTGTCCCGCTCGGTCCGGGGCGTGCTGCGTGGCCTGCACCTGCGCTCGGGCGCCGGCGAGGCCAAGCTGGTGCGGTGCTCGTACGGGAGGATCTTCGACGCCGTCGTGGACCTGCGGACGGACTCGCCGACCTACCGCAACCGGGCCTTCTTCGAGCTGTCCGGCGAGACGCAGGCGACCCTGTACATCCCGGCGGGGTGCGCGCACGGCTTCCAGGCACTGACCGAAACCGCTGACACCTCGTACCGGATCGACCGTCCGCACGATCCGGCCGAGGACGTGACGATCGCCTTCGACGACCCGGAGCTCGCCATTCCCTGGCCGCTGCCGGCCACATCGATGTCCCAGCGGGACCGGGAGGCGCCGAGCCTCGCCGAGGTCCTGAAGCAAAAGGAGAGGTGAAGTCGGCGTGGACACCGAAGAGTTCCTGCTGCCCCGGTCGCGGCTGGCGAACGAGCGGCTGCACGCCCTGATCCCCGGGGGCGCGCACACCTACGCCAAGGGCGACGACCAGTACCCCGAGAACCTGGCCCCGGTCATCAGCCACGGCCGCGGTGCCCACGTGTGGGACATCGACGGCAACCGCTACGTCGAGTACGGCTCCGGCCTGCGGTCGGTCAGCCTCGGCCACGCCCACCCACGCGTGATCGAGGCGGTGCGGCGCGAACTCGACCGCGGCAGCAACTTCGTCCGGCCGTCCGTCGTGGAGGTCGAGGCCGCGGAACGCTTCCTGGCCACGGTGCCGACCGCCGAGATGGTGAAGTTCGCGAAGAACGGCTCCGACGCCACCACCGCCGCGGTGCGCCTCGCCCGCGCCGCCACCGGGCGCCAGCGGGTGGCCATCTGCGCCGACCATCCGTTCTTCTCCGTCGACGACTGGTTCATCGGCAGCACACCGATGTCCGCCGGTGTTCCGGCGGCGACCAACGAGCTCACCGTGGCGTTCCCATACGGGGATCTGGCCGCCACGGAAGAGCTGCTCACCCGGCACCAGGACGAGGTCGCCTGCCTGATTCTCGAACCCGCCACCCACACCGAGCCGCCGCCCGGGTACCTCGCCGGCGTGCGCGAGCTGGCCGACCGGCACGGCTGCGTACTGATCTTCGATGAGATGATCACCGGTTTCCGCTGGTCCGAGGCGGGCGCCCAGGGCCTGTACGGCGTCGTCCCCGACCTCTCCACGTTCGGCAAGGCGCTGGGCAACGGATTCGCCGTCTCCGCGCTGGCCGGGCGCCGCGACCTGATGGAGCGGGGCGGGCTGCGTCACTCCGGCGACCGGGTGTTCCTGCTGTCCACCACGCACGGTGCGGAAACGCACTCGCTGGCCGCCGCGATGGCCGTGCAGACCATCTACGCCGAAGAGGGCGTCACCGCGCGGCTGCACACCCTCGGCGAGCGGTTGGCCGCCGGTGTCCGCGACGTCGCGGCCGACATGGGCGTCGGCGACCACATCGTCGTCCGGGGCCGGGCCAGCAACCTGGTCTTCGCCACCCTCGACGAGAACGGGCAGCCGTCGCAGCAGTACCGCACCCTGTTCCTGCGCCGACTCCTCGCGGGCGGGGTGCTGGCCCCGTCGTTCGTGGTGAGCAGCGCGCTCGGCGACGCCGACATCGATCACACCGTCGACGTGGTGGCCCAGGCATGTGCGGTGTACCGGAAGGCACTGGACGCCGCCGACCCCACCCCCTGGCTGGCCGGACGACCGGTGAAGCCCGTATTCCGACGCTTGGCGTGACGTGACGTGACGTCAGCGACGCTCCCGCCGACCGGTGTCGGCCATCCGATCGACCAGCCGGTCAGCCATCCGGTCGACCAGCCACGCGGTCGCCGGTATCACCGCCAGCGCGGTGCACCAGCCGCCGAGGACGTCGGTCGGGTAGTGCGCGCCCAGGGCGACCTGTGCCCAGCCCATGGCGGCGCCGGCAACCAGTGCCGCGGCGAGCACGAGTGATGTTCCGGCCGTCCTGCCGAGGCCGAGCC is a genomic window of Streptomyces griseochromogenes containing:
- a CDS encoding NAD-dependent epimerase/dehydratase family protein; translation: MRILLTGHQGYLGTVMAPVLAAAGHEVVGLDAGLFADCVLGPSPADPSGHRVDLRDVTAEHVAGVDAVIHLAALSNDPLGSLAPELTYDINHHASVRLARLARDAGVRRFLYASTCSVYGAAGGDDSANLVTEDAPLRPVTPYAESKVRVEDDLHTLSDADFSPVFMRNATAFGHSPRLRADIVLNNLVGHALLSGEVLVLSDGTPWRPLVHAADIARAFAAALVAPREAVHDRAFNIGSEVNNVTVAEIAEQVAEAVSGAKVVITGETGADPRSYRVDFSRFRTAIPGFDCEWTVKQGALELADAYRKHGLTREDFEQRFTRLAVLRAASEAGAVDDTLRWRR
- a CDS encoding glycosyltransferase, producing the protein MHVLVVHNRYASAQPSGENKVVDQEVELLRAAGHRVEVFERRSDDIAARSLLGKAALPLLVPWNPAVRAELTARLRTERPDVVHVHNVFPLLSPAVLAACADAGVPAVATLHNYTQVCPPGTLQRDGRPCTECVGAAPLPAVRHGCYRNSRLATVPLAVSLSVNRRRWWSGVERFFCISAAQRDVLVRAGMPPERLVVKHNFVPDPGACRAGAGEHLLYLGRLAEAKGVRLLMAAWDEVAASGGVGVPLVVAGAGPLEREVTAWAAGRDDVRYVGLYDPAQCRQAVARSVAVVAPSTWLEAFGLVVVEAMAAGVPAVAAGHGAFVELVEDGVTGLLHRPGEPASLASCIRRITAEPALGREMGQAARRRYEQAFSPAVGLERLVEGYRTAIAGRSVLARGGDTRASRGDGDSR
- a CDS encoding dTDP-4-dehydrorhamnose 3,5-epimerase family protein, with product MKATEVPEIAGAYLFEPTPYADERGFFCRTFDADVVRSVGLDPDAFVQDSVSRSVRGVLRGLHLRSGAGEAKLVRCSYGRIFDAVVDLRTDSPTYRNRAFFELSGETQATLYIPAGCAHGFQALTETADTSYRIDRPHDPAEDVTIAFDDPELAIPWPLPATSMSQRDREAPSLAEVLKQKER
- a CDS encoding PIG-L deacetylase family protein, which gives rise to MIRLGAGRLDRLVAVGAHCDDIAIGAGGTLLTLCLARPGIRVDALVLSGGGTEREQEEQAALAAFCPGADLRLTVHKLPDGRLPAHWEEAKAAVEELRAGAEPDLVLAPRTDDAHQDHRGLAKLIPTAFRDHLVLGYEIVKWDGDLGRPAAYQPLPPEIAEQKVRLLQEHYPSQRHRPWYDREAFLGLARIRGIECHERYAEAFAVTKLTLDLGE
- a CDS encoding glycosyltransferase family 2 protein — its product is MTAQPRLSIGLPVYNGEEYLAESLDALLGQTYEDFELVVSDNASTDGTQDICREYAARDARIRYLRLPRNIGATPNHNRVFAECRGELFKWASHDDLYARDLLRRCVQALDERPDVILAHADQAVIDGDGQVKVPYEYTLATDSPHPPERFRSMLFEPGGDDFYGVVRADALRRVKPMDSYHHADRTFVAEIALHGRFHQVPELLYFRRDHPARAERANPSKRSRCVNLDPRRAGPLHPTPRLLAEYVWGFASAIRRAPLSAADRRACYRHLAAWMTSRVRPGAGERVEDRAPVDPAKQTVSVDALVAGREGRRP
- a CDS encoding polysaccharide pyruvyl transferase family protein; translated protein: MTSADETPVRVGVFGLLGSGNLGNDGSLEAVLGYLRAEHPEAAVDALCGGPEAVTTRFGIPATRLHWNRAEYRTASRAGAIAAKGLGKLVDVFRTAAWVRRHDVVIVPGMGVLEATLPLRPWGFPYSLFLLCASGRLLRTRVALVSVGAAEIGNRPTRALVRWSARLAAYRSYRDAQSRDAMRAMGVDTARDEVYPDLAFALPTPPASAPSGSPGPVCVGVMDFHGGNDDRARAEEIYRRYLDGTTRFVRALVEEGRPVRLLTGDTCDASVVAAILDAVDSPLVTAAEPSALADLMKEMAAADTVVAIRYHNLICALKTGTPVLALSYAAKSDALMAQMGLGAYCHPAREVDADRLLEQFRALEKRSAELRQTLTERNLAAARRLEHQFNALTATLFPGTDHAQARARQEAP
- a CDS encoding DUF4910 domain-containing protein, encoding MAPVTEAGEEMYALVERLYPLCRSITGDGVRATLEIVGEYVPLQVHEVPTGTRVLDWTVPQEWNIRDAYIADSAGNRVVDFAASSLHVLGYSVPVSATMPLAELRGHLHTLPDHPAWVPYRTSYYKPEWGFCLAQETLDALPDGEYEVCVDSALTDGHLTYAEHVVPGQVSDEVIVSCHVCHPSLANDNLAGVAVATFLARALAEQSPYYTYRFLFAPGTIGAITWLARNAERVERVKHGLVLACAGDSGRLTYKRSRRGDAEIDRVMRHVLLASDRPHQVVEFTPYGYDERQFCSPGFDLGVGSLSRTPYAGYPEYHTSADNLDFVSPQAMADTLAVCREAFAVLDRNRRYVNLSPYGEPQLGRRGLYDSLGGRSDAKQAQMAMLWVLSLSDGEHSLLDVAERSGLPFDTVAAAAGALHGAGLIKA
- a CDS encoding glucose-1-phosphate cytidylyltransferase produces the protein MKVVLFCGGYGMRMRNGAADDVPKPMAMVGPRPLIWHVMRYYAHFGHTEFILCLGYGAHHIKDFFLNYEETTSNDFVLRGGRTELLSTDISDWTITFAQTGIESPIGERLRRVRHHLDGDEMFLANYADVLTDAPLPEMIDRFARRDAGASMMVVPPQSSFHCVELGEDGLVGGITAVSELPLWENGGYFVLRQEVFDHIPENGDLVADGCAQLAKRGRLVAHQHRGFWKPTDTVKERAALDAAYARGDRPWAVWERDGAGAGAGARA
- a CDS encoding class I SAM-dependent methyltransferase, with translation MTRCRLCGSEAMASVVDLGATPPCESFLAADQLDQPEPAYPLHLRVCTDCWLAQIPPLITPEETFSEYAYFSSYSTSWVEHARTFVADAVERVGLGPDAFVVEVASNDGYLLKHVVDRGIRCLGIEPSVNVGAAARDAGVPTLTEFLDPATGAAVRAEHGPADLVVANNVYAHIPDVVGFTQGLRALVADDGWVSIEVQHLLTLIEENQYDTIYHEHFQYYTVASATRALASGGLALVDVELLPTHGGSIRLWARPAEVAGGPTQQVADVLDREKAAGLQELSGYTEFSARVAKVRRDLLRFLIDAAERGETVVGYGAPGKGNTLLNHCGIRPDLLPYTVDRNPYKHGRFTPGTRIPILSPEQIAADRPDYVLVLPWNLRAELVEQLSFVHDWGGRLVFPIPELSIAEVTS